From one Oncorhynchus keta strain PuntledgeMale-10-30-2019 chromosome 30, Oket_V2, whole genome shotgun sequence genomic stretch:
- the LOC127913737 gene encoding uncharacterized protein LOC127913737 isoform X1, with amino-acid sequence MVIPTPREHGHTDTTRTWSYRHHEDMVIPTPQGHGHTEDMVIPTPREHGHTEDMVIPTPRGHGHTDTTRTWSYRHHEDMVIPTPQGHGHTEDMVIPTPRGHGHPEDMVIPTLREHGHTDTTRTWSYRHHEDMVIPRTWSYRHHEDMVIQTPRGHGHTDSTRTWSLPTPREHGHTDIMRTWSYRHHKDMVIPRTWSYRHHEDMVIQTPRGHGHTDSTRTWSLPTPREHGHTDIMRTWSYRHHEDMVIPTPRGHGHTDTTRTWSYRLHEDMVIPTPRGHGHTDTTRTWSYRHHEDMVIQTPQGHGHTDTTRTWSYRHHENMVIPTPRGHGHTDTTRTWSYRHHEDMVIPTPRGHGHTDIMRTWSYRHFNTH; translated from the exons atggtcataccgacaccacgagaacatggtcataccgacaccacaaggacatggtcataccgacaccaCGAG gacatggtcataccgacaccacaaggacatggtcataccgaggacatggtcataccgacaccaCGAG AACATGGTCATACCgaggacatggtcataccgacaccacgaggacatggtcataccgacaccacgagaacatggtcataccgacaccacgaggacatggtcataccgacaccacaaggacatggtcataccgaggacatggtcataccgacaccacgaggacatggtcatcccgaggacatggtcataccgacacTACGAGAacatggtcataccgacaccacgaggacatggtcataccgacaccacgaggacatggtcataccgaggacatggtcataccgacaccaCGAGGACATGGTCATACAGACTCCACGAGGACATGGTCATACAGACTCCACGAGGACATGGTCATTACCGACACCACGAGAACATGGTCATACCGACATCATGAGAacatggtcataccgacaccaCAAGGACATGGTCATACCGAGGACATGGTCATATCGACACCACGAGGACATGGTCATACAGACTCCACGAGGACATGGTCATACAGACTCCACGAGGACATGGTCATTACCGACACCACGAGAACATGGTCATACCGACATCATGAGAacatggtcataccgacaccacgaggacatggtcataccgacaccacgaggacatggtcataccgacaccaCGAGGACATGGTCATACAGACTCCACgaggacatggtcataccgacaccacgaggacatggtcataccgacaccacgaggacatggtcataccgacaccaCGAGGACATGGTCATACAGACTCCACAaggacatggtcataccgacaccacgaggacatggtcataccgacaccacgagaacatggtcataccgacaccacgaggacatggtcataccgacaccacgaggacatggtcataccgacaccacgaggacatggtcataccgacaccacgaggacatggtcataccgacatcatgaggacatggtcataccgacacTTTAATACTCACTGA
- the LOC127913737 gene encoding uncharacterized protein LOC127913737 isoform X2 yields the protein MVIPTPQGHGHTEDMVIPTPREHGHTEDMVIPTPRGHGHTDTTRTWSYRHHEDMVIPTPQGHGHTEDMVIPTPRGHGHPEDMVIPTLREHGHTDTTRTWSYRHHEDMVIPRTWSYRHHEDMVIQTPRGHGHTDSTRTWSLPTPREHGHTDIMRTWSYRHHKDMVIPRTWSYRHHEDMVIQTPRGHGHTDSTRTWSLPTPREHGHTDIMRTWSYRHHEDMVIPTPRGHGHTDTTRTWSYRLHEDMVIPTPRGHGHTDTTRTWSYRHHEDMVIQTPQGHGHTDTTRTWSYRHHENMVIPTPRGHGHTDTTRTWSYRHHEDMVIPTPRGHGHTDIMRTWSYRHFNTH from the exons atggtcataccgacaccacaaggacatggtcataccgaggacatggtcataccgacaccaCGAG AACATGGTCATACCgaggacatggtcataccgacaccacgaggacatggtcataccgacaccacgagaacatggtcataccgacaccacgaggacatggtcataccgacaccacaaggacatggtcataccgaggacatggtcataccgacaccacgaggacatggtcatcccgaggacatggtcataccgacacTACGAGAacatggtcataccgacaccacgaggacatggtcataccgacaccacgaggacatggtcataccgaggacatggtcataccgacaccaCGAGGACATGGTCATACAGACTCCACGAGGACATGGTCATACAGACTCCACGAGGACATGGTCATTACCGACACCACGAGAACATGGTCATACCGACATCATGAGAacatggtcataccgacaccaCAAGGACATGGTCATACCGAGGACATGGTCATATCGACACCACGAGGACATGGTCATACAGACTCCACGAGGACATGGTCATACAGACTCCACGAGGACATGGTCATTACCGACACCACGAGAACATGGTCATACCGACATCATGAGAacatggtcataccgacaccacgaggacatggtcataccgacaccacgaggacatggtcataccgacaccaCGAGGACATGGTCATACAGACTCCACgaggacatggtcataccgacaccacgaggacatggtcataccgacaccacgaggacatggtcataccgacaccaCGAGGACATGGTCATACAGACTCCACAaggacatggtcataccgacaccacgaggacatggtcataccgacaccacgagaacatggtcataccgacaccacgaggacatggtcataccgacaccacgaggacatggtcataccgacaccacgaggacatggtcataccgacaccacgaggacatggtcataccgacatcatgaggacatggtcataccgacacTTTAATACTCACTGA